One window from the genome of Pyrus communis chromosome 16, drPyrComm1.1, whole genome shotgun sequence encodes:
- the LOC137720528 gene encoding uncharacterized protein, whose product MAPLMYLSLGKVLLLSSAVFFLFPTLLLSARSESVETSQFVASTRKILLELEIDPDQDLPKKIKSTTTTTNQSSKNQTKLIKPTLSSSKNKTKLIKPTSSSSKNQTKLIKPTLSSSKNQTKLLKPSLSSSKNQTKLLKPNLSSSKNQTKILKSTKNGELKKLNPTSKPSNSTTPTSNSSKKTSDLTKISLPKNQTTKPTTPKQSQNLVDKKKTTDAKKPAQQKPKKPVEPSWIDQEDDTDFVSDFTDLPGKFQQTLIPDLERIRTTSKIYLTEANKQMTNQFKPVVGKKYAATIASTVSCVFLIIPLLLVSLLFNRIKAYFSLQKLLIFIQVYLSIYFSILCLSALVTGLEPLKFFYATSDSTYVCLQVLQTLGYVLYLLLLLMYLILVFSTDSGLGSKVLGLAQTFVGFSVGLHYYMSVFHRAVLRQPPKTNWKVHGLYATCFLVICLFATADRRKKAYLEEGGEEGKKS is encoded by the coding sequence ATGGCTCCACTCATGTACTTGAGTCTCGGAAAGGTACTCCTGCTTTCCTCTGCtgttttcttcctctttcctACTCTCCTCCTTTCTGCCCGCTCCGAGTCAGTTGAGACCTCACAGTTTGTTGCGAGTACAAGGAAGATCTTGTTAGAGTTAGAAATCGACCCAGACCAAGACCTGCCCAAAAAGATCaagtccaccaccaccaccaccaaccaaTCCTCCAAAAACCAGACCAAATTGATCAAACCAACCTTGTCATCCTCAAAAAACAAGACCAAATTGATCAAACCAACCTCTTCATCCTCAAAAAACCAGACCAAATTGATCAAACCAACCTTGTCATCCTCAAAAAACCAGACCAAACTCCTCAAACCGAGTCTATCCTCCTCCAAGAACCAAACCAAACTCCTCAAACCCAATCTATCCTCCTCCAAGAACCAAAccaagattttgaaatccaccAAGAATGGCGAGTTGAAGAAGCTCAATCCCACATCAAAACCCTCAAATTCCACCACACCCACATCAAATTCCTCGAAGAAAACCTCAGATCTAACTAAAATAAGCTTACCCAAGAACCAAACCACCAAACCCACCACCCCGAAACAATCCCAAAACCTCGTCGACAAGAAAAAAACCACCGACGCTAAAAAACCCGCCCAACAGAAACCCAAAAAACCAGTCGAACCCAGCTGGATCGACCAAGAAGACGACACCGATTTCGTCTCCGACTTCACCGACTTACCCGGCAAATTCCAGCAAACCCTAATCCCAGATTTGGAGAGAATTCGGACCACCTCGAAGATTTACCTCACCGAAGCCAACAAACAAATGACGAACCAGTTCAAGCCCGTTGTCGGTAAGAAGTACGCCGCCACCATCGCCTCCACCGTGTCGTGCGTCTTCCTGATTATCCCTCTGCTGTTAGTCTCTCTCCTCTTCAACCGCATCAAAGCCTACTTCTCTCTCCAAAAGCTCTTGATCTTCATTCAAGTCTACCTCTCCATCTACTTCTCCATCCTCTGCCTCTCAGCTCTCGTCACCGGCCTCGAACCTCTCAAGTTTTTCTACGCCACTTCGGACTCCACCTACGTCTGCCTGCAGGTGCTGCAGACGCTCGGCTACGTTCTGTACCTCCTGCTGCTGCTCATGTACTTGATTCTGGTTTTCTCCACCGATTCCGGGTTGGGCTCGAAGGTGTTGGGCTTAGCCCAGACCTTCGTCGGCTTCTCCGTTGGGCTCCATTACTACATGTCGGTGTTTCACAGAGCTGTGCTGAGGCAGCCGCCCAAGACCAACTGGAAGGTGCATGGACTTTACGCCACGTGTTTCCTTGTGATTTGTCTGTTTGCCACCGCCGACAGGAGGAAGAAGGCTTACTTGGAAGAGGGCGGTGAAGAGGGCAAGAAGAGTTAA